One window of Candidatus Mycobacterium wuenschmannii genomic DNA carries:
- a CDS encoding Na+/H+ antiporter — MIPATYTILLLCGPAIAIAAVWGAERIGVPFPVLLLGVGVFLSWFPWTPSPEIPPEIVFYLFLPPLVYYAALFVAPDDLRKYARIVVLLAVGLVLATAAAVAGVLIWLTSLSVVVAIVIGAIVAPTDTVSAISIFRRLDAPEGLSTIVEGEGLTNDGTALVLYVGAVDTAVAQVVHPGQLTITFLLGPVGGAALGFAIAWVMVRVRIRMHHPALEITISLATPYFTYAAADAAGMSGVLATAAAGLYVGARMSDLYSPGARLQALAFLDVFVFLLNAVLFILVGIQLHQQVHWALNKANLHLLLVLTAVVTAVIVMRLVFTLAGPALDRWRGRAVNADLWRERSVVGWAGMRGGVSLAAALAVPLHRADGSPFPGRDFVILTTAAVILATLVLQGVTLPWLVRRLGLKPDDFQTEENEARLHATHAALAWLDQRVHDGDSTDAAHSLHVLYEARARRLEAKARVAADASGAEPDIDQQRSYVALRLEALSIERSEVLNLRREGRITAAVLRALERGFDLEESRLNSR, encoded by the coding sequence GTGATTCCGGCCACCTATACGATCCTGTTGCTCTGCGGGCCGGCAATCGCCATTGCCGCGGTGTGGGGCGCCGAACGCATCGGTGTGCCGTTCCCGGTCCTGCTGCTCGGTGTCGGGGTGTTTCTGAGCTGGTTCCCCTGGACACCGTCGCCGGAGATACCGCCGGAGATCGTGTTCTACCTATTCTTGCCGCCTCTGGTTTACTACGCCGCGCTGTTCGTCGCGCCGGACGACCTTCGCAAGTACGCCCGCATCGTCGTCCTGCTGGCGGTGGGGTTGGTGCTGGCGACGGCGGCTGCAGTCGCGGGTGTCTTGATCTGGCTGACCAGCCTGTCCGTAGTGGTCGCGATCGTCATCGGCGCGATTGTGGCGCCGACCGATACGGTTTCGGCGATATCGATCTTCCGGAGACTGGATGCGCCGGAAGGCCTCTCGACCATCGTCGAAGGCGAAGGCCTGACCAACGACGGCACGGCGCTGGTGTTGTATGTGGGCGCCGTCGACACCGCGGTCGCCCAGGTGGTGCACCCCGGCCAACTCACGATCACGTTCCTGCTCGGTCCGGTCGGCGGCGCCGCACTAGGCTTCGCCATCGCCTGGGTGATGGTGCGCGTGCGGATCCGGATGCACCACCCGGCGCTGGAAATCACCATTTCACTGGCCACCCCGTATTTCACGTATGCAGCCGCAGACGCCGCCGGCATGTCGGGTGTACTAGCCACCGCCGCCGCCGGTTTGTATGTGGGCGCCCGAATGAGCGACCTGTACTCGCCCGGCGCGCGGCTGCAGGCATTGGCCTTTCTCGACGTGTTCGTGTTCCTACTCAACGCAGTTCTGTTCATCCTGGTGGGCATCCAGCTGCATCAGCAGGTGCACTGGGCGCTGAACAAAGCGAACCTGCACCTGCTGCTGGTGTTGACGGCGGTGGTCACCGCGGTGATCGTGATGAGGCTGGTGTTCACCCTTGCCGGACCAGCCCTCGACAGATGGCGCGGACGCGCAGTTAACGCCGACCTGTGGCGGGAGCGCTCGGTGGTCGGCTGGGCCGGGATGCGCGGCGGCGTCTCGCTGGCCGCGGCGCTCGCCGTGCCCCTGCACCGAGCCGACGGATCGCCGTTTCCCGGCCGCGACTTCGTCATATTGACCACGGCGGCAGTCATTCTCGCCACCCTTGTGCTACAAGGGGTCACGTTGCCGTGGCTGGTTCGCCGCCTCGGACTCAAGCCTGACGACTTTCAGACCGAAGAAAACGAGGCCCGCCTGCACGCAACGCACGCCGCGTTGGCCTGGCTGGACCAACGAGTTCACGACGGCGACAGCACCGACGCCGCGCACTCATTGCACGTTCTCTACGAGGCGAGGGCACGGCGCCTGGAGGCAAAAGCCCGGGTTGCAGCAGACGCCAGCGGCGCCGAACCTGACATCGACCAACAGCGGAGCTATGTCGCATTGCGGCTCGAGGCGCTGAGCATCGAGCGTTCGGAAGTCTTGAATCTGCGTCGCGAGGGCCGCATCACCGCGGCAGTACTGCGCGCCCTGGAGCGGGGCTTCGACCTCGAGGAGTCCCGGCTCAACAGCCGCTGA
- a CDS encoding LGFP repeat-containing protein, translating into MSARRPSIAVAAATLAILGAGCSTAESPSDVSTTQMTTKWVAAPSGKFLLQGQILQKYLDAGGSTSSLGSPISNEKPAPGNGRFTLFEAGAIYWTPQTGAHVVAGNIRNTWEFDHGGPAGPLGYPTSDAHSAPGGPQQRFQHGTINDSADGHTHVEFSPPAAGS; encoded by the coding sequence ATGTCTGCCCGTCGACCCTCTATTGCCGTCGCCGCCGCGACGCTGGCGATCCTCGGCGCCGGATGCTCGACCGCAGAGAGTCCGAGCGACGTCTCGACAACCCAGATGACGACGAAATGGGTCGCCGCGCCGTCGGGGAAGTTTCTCCTCCAGGGGCAGATCTTGCAGAAGTATCTCGACGCCGGAGGGTCTACCAGCTCGCTGGGATCGCCGATCAGCAACGAAAAGCCCGCACCCGGGAATGGCCGGTTCACCCTCTTCGAAGCCGGCGCCATCTATTGGACTCCTCAAACTGGAGCCCACGTCGTCGCCGGAAACATCCGCAACACATGGGAATTCGACCACGGTGGACCCGCGGGCCCACTCGGCTATCCGACCAGTGACGCACACAGCGCACCAGGCGGTCCCCAACAACGGTTCCAGCACGGCACCATCAACGACAGTGCTGACGGCCATACTCATGTCGAGTTCAGCCCGCCCGCTGCGGGGTCGTGA
- a CDS encoding serine/threonine-protein kinase PknH/PknJ: protein MLSAGSYFAGYRIERPLGSGGMGAVYLARNPDLPRREALKILSPELSGDPEFRARFTQEADIAASLDHPNIVSVYQRGQHEGQLWIAMQFVDGIDADAAWRAGAMPPSRAVHVISEVAKAVDYAHQRGVIHRDIKPGNFLLDESSDGDGRVLLGDFGIARALGHTGITATGAVMATLSYAAPEVLTAQPVDGRADLYSLGCTLFRLLTGQAPFAGDSGAAATIAGHLHQPPPTVSDRVPGLPRAMDTVIATAMAKSPDYRYPSARAFALAATHALRQTSPLGEPQTHPWSSSRDSPQRVTHPRESDTPATTTEKKPRRRAYLIAAAVTAAVLLVGATVFLVKGVRTNAPTQTTTAAAPTTTATPLILVSALSRLMLPAPQIADIVGTPDIAPVVDLKSFDAQSLLMSDDDKPCAGAFQPGELAAFYGTGSMGAHFQLLAGDNSHSTATQALIAFPSAQAAQRVVSDQTAQWQACVGKTVTTRTEHETTYRFGPVTNADDIPMITFTLEGFPTSNGCQHAMAARRNVIVDAATCDSTAPNHAITIVNALAAKVAAAP, encoded by the coding sequence ATGCTAAGCGCGGGATCGTATTTCGCGGGATACCGCATCGAGCGACCGCTTGGCAGCGGGGGCATGGGCGCCGTATATCTGGCCCGCAACCCTGATCTACCACGCCGCGAAGCCCTCAAGATCCTGTCCCCGGAGTTGTCAGGTGACCCTGAATTTCGCGCGCGCTTCACCCAGGAAGCCGACATCGCCGCCAGCCTCGATCACCCCAACATCGTCTCCGTCTATCAGCGCGGCCAACACGAGGGCCAACTCTGGATTGCGATGCAGTTCGTCGACGGAATCGACGCCGACGCCGCCTGGCGTGCGGGCGCGATGCCGCCATCGCGAGCCGTGCACGTCATCAGCGAGGTGGCCAAGGCCGTCGACTACGCGCACCAACGGGGTGTCATCCACCGTGACATCAAACCCGGCAACTTCCTGCTCGACGAGTCCAGCGACGGCGACGGGCGGGTCCTGCTCGGCGATTTCGGGATCGCACGGGCACTGGGCCACACCGGCATCACCGCGACCGGCGCCGTGATGGCCACCCTGTCCTATGCCGCACCCGAAGTGCTGACCGCGCAACCGGTCGACGGCCGCGCCGACCTGTATTCGTTGGGCTGCACACTGTTTCGGCTACTCACCGGACAAGCCCCGTTCGCCGGCGACAGTGGCGCCGCCGCCACCATCGCCGGACATCTCCATCAACCGCCACCCACAGTCAGCGACCGCGTCCCCGGCCTGCCCCGGGCAATGGATACCGTCATCGCCACCGCAATGGCCAAAAGCCCCGACTACCGCTACCCGTCCGCCCGCGCATTCGCACTGGCCGCCACACACGCGCTGCGCCAGACCTCCCCGCTGGGCGAACCGCAGACGCACCCTTGGTCGAGCAGTCGCGACAGCCCGCAACGGGTGACACATCCGCGCGAATCAGACACTCCCGCAACCACTACCGAGAAGAAGCCGCGCCGACGCGCCTACCTGATCGCCGCGGCCGTGACCGCGGCGGTGCTGCTGGTCGGGGCGACTGTGTTCCTGGTCAAGGGTGTCCGCACCAACGCGCCAACGCAAACCACCACTGCCGCGGCACCGACCACCACCGCGACGCCACTCATCCTTGTCTCGGCCCTCAGCCGCCTGATGCTGCCGGCTCCCCAGATCGCCGACATCGTCGGCACCCCGGACATCGCCCCCGTCGTCGACCTGAAATCGTTCGATGCCCAATCGTTGCTGATGAGCGACGACGACAAGCCGTGCGCCGGGGCCTTTCAGCCGGGCGAACTCGCCGCCTTCTACGGCACCGGCTCGATGGGCGCACATTTCCAACTGCTCGCCGGCGACAACTCACACAGCACCGCCACCCAGGCGCTCATCGCCTTCCCGAGCGCGCAGGCGGCGCAACGAGTTGTGAGCGACCAAACCGCGCAGTGGCAAGCCTGCGTCGGCAAGACCGTCACCACTCGTACCGAGCACGAAACCACCTACCGTTTCGGTCCCGTCACCAACGCCGACGACATTCCGATGATCACGTTCACCCTGGAGGGTTTCCCCACCAGCAACGGCTGCCAACACGCCATGGCGGCACGCAGAAACGTCATCGTCGACGCCGCGACCTGTGACTCCACCGCCCCCAATCACGCCATCACCATCGTCAACGCGCTTGCCGCCAAAGTCGCGGCCGCCCCCTGA
- a CDS encoding RNA polymerase sigma factor → MAAPLDEADLVSALRTGDEAAFASLVDRHTPAMLRVARGYVRNHEAAEEVVQETWIALLKGIEKFEGRSSLRTWLFTVLVNIAKAKGLRERRGGDGLVFPARTVNPDRFQPAGDDLPGHWKDLETPVPFPDTPEGSVLGTELLAVTRRELDKLPSRQREVVTLRDVLELDSGEVCALLDITTANQRVLLHRGRASIRQALEDYLKGAS, encoded by the coding sequence ATCGCCGCACCACTCGACGAAGCCGACCTCGTCTCCGCGCTACGCACCGGAGACGAGGCGGCCTTCGCTTCTCTCGTCGACCGGCACACGCCGGCGATGCTGCGAGTCGCCCGCGGCTACGTGCGGAACCACGAAGCTGCCGAGGAGGTGGTCCAAGAGACCTGGATTGCACTCCTGAAAGGCATCGAAAAATTCGAAGGCCGATCGTCGCTACGCACTTGGCTCTTCACGGTCCTCGTGAACATCGCCAAGGCCAAAGGTCTGAGGGAACGCCGTGGCGGCGACGGCCTGGTGTTCCCCGCCCGTACTGTGAACCCGGATAGATTCCAGCCTGCCGGCGACGACTTACCCGGTCACTGGAAGGACCTGGAAACGCCTGTCCCATTTCCCGATACACCGGAAGGGTCGGTGCTGGGGACCGAACTCTTGGCCGTGACTCGTCGTGAACTCGACAAACTGCCGTCCCGGCAGCGCGAAGTCGTCACGCTGCGCGACGTACTCGAGCTGGACAGCGGCGAGGTGTGCGCACTGCTCGACATCACCACCGCCAATCAGCGGGTTCTGCTTCATCGCGGCCGCGCCTCGATCCGGCAAGCTCTCGAGGACTATCTAAAGGGAGCGTCATGA
- a CDS encoding universal stress protein yields the protein MADYKVIVVGTDGSETSMRAVDKAAAIAAESNAQLIVASAHSASSEHGQSGIDPDQAKNENYRTQGNAPVYDLLQEAAARARQGGATDVKQRAVEGAPADALIALADEVHADLLVVGSVGMSSLVGRLIGSVPKIIKRRANTEVLVVETDD from the coding sequence GTGGCGGACTACAAGGTGATCGTTGTCGGCACTGACGGGTCGGAGACCTCGATGCGCGCGGTCGACAAGGCCGCCGCGATCGCCGCCGAATCGAACGCGCAGCTGATCGTGGCGTCGGCGCATTCGGCATCGAGCGAGCACGGACAGTCCGGCATCGACCCCGACCAGGCGAAGAACGAGAACTATCGCACTCAGGGGAACGCGCCGGTCTACGACCTCCTCCAAGAAGCGGCGGCGCGTGCGAGGCAGGGCGGCGCAACCGATGTGAAGCAGCGAGCCGTGGAGGGCGCTCCGGCTGACGCGCTCATTGCTCTGGCGGACGAGGTGCACGCCGATCTGCTCGTTGTCGGCAGCGTGGGGATGAGTTCGCTCGTCGGGCGGCTCATCGGCTCCGTTCCGAAAATCATCAAGCGCCGCGCCAACACCGAAGTCTTGGTCGTCGAGACGGACGACTGA
- a CDS encoding YkgB family protein, which yields MTVSQEHSISQLQVAVARTGSALLRYGLVLVIGWIGLLKFTNYEAHNIQPLVAHSPFMSWLYSILSVQALSALLGVVEVGTALLLAVKPWLPRLSAAGSVMAIGLFVATTSFLFTTPGIGEATAGGFPRLSMTGQFLIKDVVLLGASVWTLGEALAARIRT from the coding sequence ATGACCGTCTCCCAGGAACACTCAATCAGCCAGCTGCAGGTCGCCGTCGCCCGGACCGGGTCCGCGCTACTTCGATACGGGCTGGTGCTCGTCATCGGCTGGATCGGACTCTTGAAGTTCACCAACTACGAAGCGCACAACATCCAACCGCTGGTGGCCCACAGCCCCTTCATGAGTTGGCTCTACAGCATCTTGTCGGTGCAGGCGCTCTCCGCACTCCTGGGAGTGGTCGAGGTTGGCACCGCGCTGTTGCTCGCAGTCAAGCCGTGGTTGCCCCGACTCTCGGCGGCCGGCAGCGTGATGGCCATCGGGTTATTTGTGGCGACTACCAGCTTCCTGTTCACGACGCCAGGAATCGGCGAGGCCACGGCCGGAGGATTCCCCCGCCTCTCGATGACGGGCCAATTTCTGATCAAAGACGTTGTGCTCCTTGGTGCCTCGGTATGGACGCTCGGCGAGGCGCTGGCCGCTAGGATCCGCACGTAG
- a CDS encoding anti-sigma factor family protein produces MTSGDAMDCNELVELVTAYLDGTLDLHTRARFDAHLLECDGCESYLQQMRATVDTLGKIPDDTLDPKFRAKLLTAFREWPR; encoded by the coding sequence ATGACGTCCGGAGATGCAATGGACTGCAACGAACTGGTCGAACTAGTGACCGCCTACCTCGACGGCACACTCGATCTGCACACTCGGGCGCGCTTCGACGCCCACCTACTCGAGTGCGACGGCTGCGAGAGTTATCTGCAGCAAATGCGCGCGACCGTGGACACTCTCGGCAAGATTCCCGACGACACCTTAGACCCAAAATTTCGCGCCAAGCTGTTGACCGCCTTCCGCGAATGGCCGCGCTGA
- a CDS encoding DUF732 domain-containing protein codes for MLTLTIGAMATGSLRTAPLRLAGIAGAAAIAALVGQAAPAQADEADYVSALHQKFAFLSAGQLVGEGHRICAAVDGGRNGFDNVAMVTRDLGVSEADAVELMTAAITNLHC; via the coding sequence ATGCTGACATTGACCATTGGCGCTATGGCTACAGGTTCTCTCCGGACAGCGCCTCTTCGGCTCGCCGGCATCGCTGGTGCTGCGGCGATCGCCGCGTTGGTGGGGCAGGCGGCACCGGCGCAGGCGGACGAGGCCGACTACGTGTCGGCGCTGCATCAAAAGTTTGCTTTTTTGTCCGCCGGCCAGCTCGTCGGGGAGGGCCACCGGATCTGCGCCGCGGTCGACGGTGGTCGTAACGGGTTCGACAATGTCGCAATGGTCACCCGTGACCTCGGCGTATCCGAGGCCGACGCTGTCGAACTCATGACCGCGGCGATAACCAACCTGCACTGCTGA
- the dnaB gene encoding replicative DNA helicase, which translates to MAVVDDLGRPSEAPPSEDYGRQPPQDLAAEQSVLGGMLLSKDAIADVLERLRPSDFYRPAHQNVYDAILDLYGRGEPADAVTVAAELDRRGLLRRIGGAPYLHTLISTVPTAANAGYYAGIVAEKALLRRLVEAGTRVVQYGYAGAEGADVAEVIDRAQAEMYEVTEGRRTSEDFVPLEDLLQPTMDEIDAIASNGGISRGVPTGFTELDELTNGLHAGQMIIVAARPGVGKALALDTPLPTPDGWTTMGDVAVGDELIGADGRPTRVVAATEIMLGRPCYEVEFSDGTVIVADAEHQWLTDTRASRKSAQAAAAGYNRMRSQRTFAAVRTTAEIATTVRCDTLDARLNHSVTNAAAIELPDREFLIAPYTFGAWLGDGTSAAAQITSADPEIIMRIEAEGYVAVASESARYRYQLRLAAGDEVAARECVVCGSEFVPQTSQVRTCGRSCGGRARFMSAPVPAPTCARCGGPSAGLRLCQGCHNSVGTLQARLRTIGVLGNKHIPVEYLRGSVAQRRALLAGLLDTDGTVTGGGSVQFSVTSHRLATDVAELVVSLGYRCQTSTKRVTGRRESSSIAYTLTFSTDDEVFGLQRKALLHKERRGAVNTARSGSRFIVDVRSIDSVPVRCVEVDNADHMYLASESMVPTHNSTLGLDFMRSCSIKNRMASVIFSLEMSKSEIVMRLLSAEAKIKLGDMRSGRMSDDDWTRLARRMSEISEAPLYIDDSPNLTMMEIRAKARRLKQKADLRLVVVDYLQLMTSGKKVESRQIEVSEFSRHLKLLAKELEVPVIAISQLNRGPEQRTDKKPMLSDLRESGSLEQDADMVILLNRPDAFERDDPRGGEADLIVAKHRNGPTKTVTVAHQLHLSRFANMAR; encoded by the coding sequence GTGGCTGTCGTTGATGATCTGGGTCGTCCCAGCGAGGCTCCGCCGAGCGAGGATTACGGCCGCCAGCCGCCGCAGGATCTCGCCGCCGAGCAGTCGGTGTTGGGCGGCATGCTGCTGAGCAAGGACGCGATCGCCGACGTCCTCGAGCGGCTGCGGCCCAGCGACTTCTATCGGCCTGCGCATCAGAACGTCTACGACGCCATCCTCGATCTGTACGGCCGCGGCGAGCCGGCCGACGCGGTGACGGTCGCCGCCGAGTTGGACCGGCGCGGGCTGCTGCGCCGGATCGGCGGGGCGCCCTATCTGCACACCCTCATCTCGACGGTGCCGACCGCCGCCAACGCCGGCTACTACGCGGGCATCGTCGCGGAGAAGGCGCTGCTGCGCCGCCTCGTCGAGGCCGGGACGCGCGTGGTGCAGTACGGCTACGCCGGCGCCGAGGGGGCAGACGTCGCCGAGGTCATCGACCGTGCGCAGGCCGAGATGTACGAGGTCACCGAGGGGCGGCGGACGTCGGAAGACTTCGTCCCGCTGGAAGATCTGCTGCAGCCGACGATGGACGAGATCGACGCCATCGCCTCCAACGGCGGGATCTCCCGCGGTGTGCCGACGGGGTTCACCGAACTCGACGAGTTGACCAACGGTCTGCACGCCGGGCAGATGATCATCGTCGCGGCTCGACCTGGTGTGGGTAAGGCGTTGGCGCTGGACACGCCGCTGCCGACGCCGGACGGCTGGACGACCATGGGCGACGTCGCCGTCGGCGACGAGCTGATCGGCGCCGACGGGCGGCCGACGCGGGTGGTGGCTGCAACGGAGATCATGCTGGGCCGGCCGTGCTACGAGGTCGAATTCTCCGACGGCACCGTGATTGTGGCGGATGCGGAGCACCAGTGGCTGACGGATACCCGCGCATCGCGGAAATCGGCCCAGGCCGCTGCGGCCGGCTACAACCGCATGCGGAGCCAGCGGACCTTCGCGGCGGTACGGACGACCGCCGAGATCGCGACTACCGTGCGCTGCGACACCTTGGACGCCCGGCTAAACCACAGCGTGACCAACGCGGCTGCGATTGAATTGCCAGACCGCGAATTCCTCATCGCCCCGTACACATTCGGGGCATGGCTCGGTGATGGCACCAGCGCCGCCGCTCAGATCACCTCGGCCGACCCCGAGATCATCATGCGGATCGAAGCCGAGGGCTACGTAGCGGTTGCGTCCGAGTCCGCCCGCTACCGGTATCAGTTGCGACTGGCTGCCGGCGACGAGGTCGCGGCCCGCGAGTGCGTGGTGTGCGGCAGCGAATTCGTTCCGCAGACGAGCCAGGTGCGGACCTGCGGACGGTCGTGCGGCGGGCGGGCCCGTTTCATGTCCGCGCCCGTCCCGGCACCGACCTGCGCTCGCTGCGGCGGTCCGTCGGCCGGCTTGCGGCTGTGCCAAGGGTGCCACAACTCGGTAGGAACTTTGCAGGCGCGCCTGCGCACCATCGGAGTGCTAGGAAACAAACACATTCCAGTCGAGTACCTACGAGGCTCGGTCGCGCAGCGGCGCGCTCTGCTTGCTGGATTGCTCGACACCGACGGAACGGTGACCGGGGGCGGCAGCGTGCAGTTCTCGGTCACTAGCCACCGGCTGGCGACCGACGTCGCGGAGCTGGTGGTGAGCCTCGGCTACCGCTGCCAGACCTCAACGAAGCGTGTCACCGGTCGTCGCGAGTCGTCCAGCATCGCTTACACGCTGACGTTCTCGACGGATGACGAGGTGTTCGGGCTGCAGCGAAAGGCATTGTTGCACAAGGAGCGCCGTGGTGCCGTCAACACCGCGCGCTCGGGATCGCGGTTCATCGTCGACGTGCGTTCGATCGACAGCGTCCCGGTCCGATGCGTGGAGGTCGACAACGCCGACCATATGTATTTGGCGAGCGAGTCCATGGTTCCGACGCACAACTCGACGCTGGGGCTGGACTTCATGCGGTCGTGCTCGATCAAGAACCGGATGGCCAGCGTCATCTTCTCGCTGGAAATGAGCAAGTCCGAAATCGTCATGCGCCTGTTGTCTGCCGAGGCCAAGATCAAGCTCGGCGATATGCGCTCCGGCCGGATGAGCGACGACGACTGGACGCGGCTGGCGCGGCGGATGAGCGAAATCAGCGAAGCGCCACTGTATATCGACGATTCACCGAACCTGACGATGATGGAGATCCGCGCTAAGGCGCGCCGGTTGAAGCAGAAGGCTGACCTGCGACTGGTCGTCGTCGACTACCTACAGCTAATGACGTCGGGCAAGAAGGTCGAGTCCCGCCAGATCGAGGTCTCCGAATTCTCAAGGCATCTCAAGCTTTTGGCGAAGGAACTCGAAGTTCCGGTGATCGCGATCAGCCAGCTGAACCGTGGTCCCGAGCAGCGCACCGACAAGAAGCCGATGCTGTCCGACCTTCGTGAGTCCGGGTCGCTGGAGCAGGACGCCGACATGGTCATCCTGCTCAACCGCCCCGATGCTTTCGAGCGCGACGACCCGCGCGGCGGCGAAGCGGATCTCATTGTGGCCAAACACCGTAACGGCCCAACCAAGACGGTGACCGTCGCGCACCAGCTGCACCTGTCGCGCTTCGCGAACATGGCGCGTTGA
- a CDS encoding alpha/beta fold hydrolase: MTEEVPGEIGPLDVEGSGILPPVSDEVRRRFGLLERFAPWIGSRWAVELWCTPPILESSLRMPPGVSPGKPVEAYWEGHRVVGEQWGEGPPVYLVHGWGGQRPHLAVFVKPLVEAGYRAIAFDLPSHNESDPGALAPGRTTATECASAVAAMIQAHGPAHAVVAHSLGSNATALAAADGAPVGRLVFLAPMADFPLYLDLFAARHGFGRRIRAGLHRRLEKRINMTLPETNMTHIGRRANYPPLLLIHDPDDPDSPFAATARLAKAWEGAQFLATKGLGRLAHYRILRHRPAINAGVEFIGPPPVG, encoded by the coding sequence ATGACTGAAGAAGTACCTGGCGAGATCGGCCCGCTCGACGTCGAGGGCTCCGGGATCCTGCCCCCGGTATCGGACGAGGTGCGCCGGCGTTTCGGCCTGCTCGAGCGGTTCGCGCCCTGGATCGGGTCGCGGTGGGCGGTCGAATTGTGGTGCACCCCACCGATTCTCGAGTCGAGCCTGCGTATGCCCCCGGGTGTGTCTCCGGGCAAGCCGGTCGAAGCGTATTGGGAGGGACACCGCGTCGTCGGTGAGCAGTGGGGCGAGGGGCCGCCGGTATATCTGGTGCACGGCTGGGGCGGCCAGCGTCCCCACCTGGCGGTATTCGTCAAACCGCTGGTCGAAGCGGGTTACCGGGCCATTGCCTTCGACCTGCCCAGCCACAACGAATCGGATCCGGGTGCGCTCGCGCCGGGGCGCACCACCGCGACCGAGTGCGCCAGCGCGGTTGCGGCGATGATCCAAGCGCACGGACCCGCCCACGCGGTGGTCGCGCACTCGCTCGGCTCGAACGCGACGGCGTTGGCCGCGGCGGACGGCGCACCCGTCGGGCGCCTGGTCTTCCTGGCCCCGATGGCCGATTTCCCTCTCTACCTCGACCTGTTCGCTGCTCGGCACGGCTTCGGCCGCCGGATCCGCGCGGGTTTGCACCGTCGTCTGGAGAAGCGAATCAACATGACGCTGCCGGAGACGAACATGACGCATATCGGCCGACGAGCCAACTACCCGCCCTTGCTTCTCATCCACGACCCCGACGACCCGGACAGTCCGTTTGCCGCCACCGCGCGACTGGCCAAGGCTTGGGAAGGCGCGCAGTTTCTCGCCACGAAGGGGCTCGGCCGACTCGCGCACTATCGAATCCTGCGGCACCGCCCCGCGATCAACGCCGGCGTCGAGTTCATCGGTCCGCCACCAGTCGGCTGA
- a CDS encoding MerR family transcriptional regulator, whose translation MASERSRRPHNKAVSAMLSNLRRASKPVRQHGRDVFDTTVAQMFDALSAPPAEDDGRGEYRMEELARLAGTTTRNIRLYRDRGLLDPPQRMGRLAIYNDSHLHRLRLIHRLLKRGYTISNVRELLTFHHDGKSLADLLELPPISTATVAWAAEEPRTLSLSQAQDLVADPPAFERLVAMGLLRVDNNSAILLRPTLIDTFNELRAYGITMDELLDLHEQVLPHVGQISDVLVQAGAEYAANLLASDRRPSNDTEFADLIASLIAFGPLALTSINGTLTASIRAAAQTVVARMVSDFVRESGSGPEQSQHTPPPGTAPPRE comes from the coding sequence ATGGCTTCAGAGCGTTCCCGACGACCGCACAACAAAGCCGTGTCGGCGATGCTGTCCAACCTGCGCCGCGCCTCCAAGCCGGTGCGCCAACACGGTCGCGATGTGTTCGACACGACCGTTGCGCAGATGTTCGACGCCCTGTCCGCCCCGCCCGCGGAGGACGACGGTCGTGGCGAATACCGCATGGAGGAACTGGCCCGGCTGGCCGGAACCACGACCCGCAACATCCGCCTGTATCGCGATCGCGGTCTGCTCGACCCGCCGCAGCGGATGGGCCGCCTCGCCATCTACAACGACAGTCACCTGCACCGGCTGCGTCTGATTCACCGGCTACTCAAGCGGGGCTACACCATCTCGAATGTGCGCGAACTGCTCACCTTCCACCACGACGGCAAGTCGCTCGCCGATCTTCTTGAACTGCCGCCGATTTCGACCGCGACCGTCGCATGGGCCGCGGAGGAGCCACGCACCCTGTCGCTGAGTCAGGCGCAAGACCTGGTCGCCGATCCGCCTGCCTTCGAACGTCTGGTCGCGATGGGGTTGCTTCGCGTCGACAACAACTCCGCAATTCTGTTGCGGCCCACTCTCATCGACACCTTCAACGAATTGCGCGCGTACGGCATCACCATGGACGAGTTGCTCGACCTGCACGAGCAAGTGCTGCCCCACGTCGGCCAGATCAGTGACGTCCTCGTCCAAGCCGGAGCCGAGTACGCCGCGAACCTGTTGGCCTCCGACCGCCGGCCGTCCAACGACACCGAATTCGCCGACCTGATCGCATCGTTGATCGCGTTCGGTCCGCTGGCTCTCACCTCCATCAACGGCACCCTGACCGCGTCGATCCGCGCGGCCGCCCAAACCGTGGTCGCGCGCATGGTCAGCGATTTCGTGCGCGAATCCGGGTCCGGTCCCGAACAGTCCCAACACACGCCACCGCCCGGGACCGCCCCGCCGCGGGAATGA